The following proteins are co-located in the Candidatus Dormiibacterota bacterium genome:
- a CDS encoding FHA domain-containing protein, with protein sequence MYLLEVLSGPLDGKTWAFDREITIGRDDKIAEACIPLDRYVSRKHAYLCVDGEQILLTDLKSRNGTKLDGKDLNQAAPLEIGTPFVVGRTVLRVTRA encoded by the coding sequence ATGTATCTCCTGGAGGTTCTGAGCGGCCCTCTCGACGGGAAGACGTGGGCGTTCGACCGGGAGATTACCATCGGCCGCGACGACAAGATCGCCGAGGCCTGCATCCCGCTCGACCGGTACGTCTCGCGCAAGCATGCGTATCTCTGCGTCGACGGCGAGCAGATATTGCTCACGGATCTAAAAAGCCGCAACGGGACCAAGCTCGACGGCAAAGACCTCAATCAAGCAGCCCCTTTGGAGATCGGCACGCCTTTCGTCGTCGGGCGAACCGTGCTGCGGGTC